The Flavobacterium sp. 140616W15 sequence GCATCAAGTTGCTACAGTTGATGATTTAATTGAGATTCAGACTAAACTTGAAAATTCAGTTCTTGAATTGGGGAATATTGAAGAAGAAATAGCAAAACTGACTACTTCTATTGATCAAAAAACAGCAGAATTAGATGTTTTTGCTAATAAAATTCATGAAAATAGAATAACTGCAGTTCCATTATTGTCAGATAAGCTAATTGCAATATTAGAAACATTAGGAATGCCAAATGTTCGTTTTAAAATTGATATTAATTATGGAGAAACTTATTTTCAAAATGGAAAAGATGAACTTCAGTTTTTATTCTCTGCAAACAAAGGAACAGATTTTGGAATACTTAAAAAAGTTGCTTCTGGAGGTGAAATGTCACGTATTATGCTTGCTGTAAAAGCGATTTTAGCACAATATTCAAAACTACCGACTTTAATATTTGATGAAATTGATACGGGAGTTTCAGGAGAAATTGCTATTAGAATGGGAGAGATTATGAAAGAGATGAGTAAGCAGATGCAAATTTTTGCAATAACGCATTTACCACAGATCGCGGCTAAAGGAGATTCTCATTTTAAAGTATTTAAGTCCACAATTGATGATGATACACAGTCAGAATTGAAGCTTTTATCTCAGGAAGAACGTATTGTAGAAATTGCTCAAATGTTGTCAGGGTCAGTGGTTTCTGATTCGGCTTTAAATCATGCTAAAGCCTTGCTCAACTAAAAAAATGAGTTATATTTGTGAATTAAATTATTCCGTCTTACGAAATGAAATAGGTAGTTAACTGCTATCATTTATATAAAATAAAAATAAAAAACAGTTCCAAAATTATGATTATAGAACCAAGAATGAGAGGATTTATTTGTTTGACATCTCACCCAAAAGGATGCGAGCAAAATGTAAAAAATCAAATAGAATACATAAAATCTAAAGGGCCGATTGAAGGAGCTAAAAAAGTATTAGTAATTGGAGCTTCAACAGGTTTTGGATTGGCTTCTAGAATTACAAGTGCATTTGGATCTAATGCAGCTACAATTGGAGTATTTTTTGAAAAACCACCAGTTGAAGGAAAAACAGCTTCTCCAGGATGGTATAATTCAGCAGCTTTTGAAAGTGAAGCTCATAAAGCTGGTTTGTATGCTAAAAGTATCAATGGTGATGCTTTTTCTAATGAAATTAAACAGCAAACAATAGATTTAATTAAAGCTGATTTAGGTCAGATTGATTTAGTAATTTATAGTTTAGCTTCTCCAGTTCGTTTGCACCCTGTAACAGGAGTATTGCATCGTTCAGTTTTGAAACCAATTGGAAGTACGTTTACTAATAAAACAGTTGATTTTCATACAGGAAATGTAACAGAAGTTTCTATTGAGCCATGTACAGAAGAAGAAATTGCCAATACTATTGCGGTAATGGGTGGTGAAGATTGGTCAATGTGGATGGATGCATTGAAAAAAGAAAACTTATTGGCTCCTGGGGCTACAACAGTTGCTTATTCGTATATAGGGCCATCTTTAACAGAAGCAGTTTACCGTAAAGGAACAATTGGTCGTGCTAAAGACGATTTAGAAGCTACAGCATTTGCTATTACAGATAGTTTGAAAGATCTAGGCGGAAAAGCATATGTTTCAGTTAATAAAGCACTAGTTACACAAGCGAGTTCAGCTATTCCGGTTATTCCGTTATATATTTCATTATTGTATAAAATTATGAAAGCTGAAGGTATTCATGAAGGGTGTATTGAACAGATTCAGCGTTTATTCCAAGATAGATTATATACAGGAAAACCAATTCCTACAGATGAAAAAGGAAGAATCCGTATAGATGATTGGGAAATGCGTGAGGATGTTCAAGAAAAAGTAGCTAAATTATGGTTGGAAGCAACTACAGAAACATTGCCAGCAATTGGTGATTTGGCTGGATATAGAAACGATTTCTTAAACTTATTCGGATTCGAATTTGAAGGAGTAGATTACAAGGCAGACACAAATGAAGTAGTTGGAATAGAAAGTATAGCTTAAACCAGCAAAAAAGATATAATTATTTAAAACCATCAACCCAAAGTTGATGGTTTTTTTATGGATATAACTTATCTTTGTTAAAATTTTACAGTTAAAACAAATACTACCTTAATACCGCATACCTAATTATGGTGTTTTCTTTAATTATACCTGTGTATAATCGTCCTGACGAAGTTGATGAGCTATTAGAAAGCTTACTGTTATCTGAATATAAAGAGCCTTTTGAAGTCGTGCTTGTAGAAGACGGTTCAACATTACCATGTGATGACATAGTTCGAAAATATCAAGAAAAATTAAATATATCTTATTACTTTAAAGAGAATTCTGGTCCTGGTGACTCTAGGAACTTTGGAATGCGAAAAGCGTTGGGTGATTATTTTATTATTTTTGACTCAGATTGTATAATTCCATCAAATTATTTGGTAGAAGTTGATAAAGCTTTAAAAGAGGATTATGTAGATTGTTTTGGAGGTCCAGACAAAGCCTTAGATAGCTTTTCGGATATTCAAAAGGCAATTAATTTTGCTATGACATCATTTCTAACTACAGGAGGAATAAGAGGAGGGTCAGAGAAAATAGGAAAGTTTCAGCCACGAAGCTTTAATATGGGGTTATCTCGTAAAGGATTTGAAGCATCAAAAGGATTTGGAAACATTCACCCAGGAGAAGATCCAGATTTGTCTATACGCTTATGGAATTTAGGTTTCGAAACGAGGCTTTTTTCTAAAGCATATGTGTATCATAAACGAAGAATCGATTGGGATAAATTTTCGATTCAGGTTAATAAATTTGGAAAAGCAAGACCAATACTTAACAGTTGGTATCCGCAGTATAATAAACTTACATTTTTCTTCCCAACATTTTTTATTTTGGGGCTTATTTTTGCAGTTATATTGCTAATTTTTAATATTGACATCTTTCTGCAATTGTATTTTATTTACTTTTTTATGATTTTTATTGTGGCATCGATTCAAAATAAGAATTTGAAAATTGGGTTTTTGTCTGTTATTGCGGTTTGGAAACAGTTTTATGGATACGGAATTGGTTTTTTAGAATCGTTTGTTAAGATAATTATTTTGAAGAAAAAACCTCAAGAAGCATTCCCAGGATTATTTTTTAAGATTTAGTATGACAAAAATAATAGGCTTAACAGGAGGTATTGGAAGTGGTAAAACAACCATAGCAGGCTTTTTTGCAGCAATGGGGATCCCTGTCTATATTGCCGATGATGAGGCCAAAAAAGTAATGCAGTCTAATGAAATAATTGAAGCTATAAAAGCGGTATTTGGGACTGAAGTTTTTGAGGATAATACATTAAATAGAGCCAAATTAGCAGATATTGTTTTTAATAATGCAGATAAATTAGCATTGCTTAATGCGATTGTTCATCCTGCTGTAAAAAAAGATTTTGAGAATTGGTTGCTAAAACATAAAAATGACCCCTATATAATATACGAAGCTGCAATTTTATTTGAGAGTGGTCGTTATAAAGAATGTGATATTATAATTACGGTTACTGCCCCTCAGGAAACCAGAATTGAGAGAGTAATGAATCGCGATAAAACTACTCGCGAACATGTTTTAAAACGAATGGATATGCAATGGAACGATGAGCAACGTTTAGCGAATAGTAATTACGTTATTCATAATTTGAATCTTAAAAGTGCAAAGCAGGAAGTTGTTAAAATTCTTAAAATTTTAAATATTAAACAAAATCACTCTTAAATGTTAATATTTGGTTAATGTATTATTTAGTATATTGTTAAAATATTAATTTTGTTTCGATGAATAAAATGTTTTTTAGAATTCTTGTTTTGTTAATGAGTTTGTCCTTAATTGGGATAATTCTTGTTCAAGTGTATTGGTTTACTTCTTCATTTAAAAATAATGATGAGCAGTTTAAGTTTCATGTTAAGCAAGTTATTGGGAACGTAGCCGATAAACTACAACAACAAGAAGCGTATAGTTTTTATGATAAATACAATCATTATAAAGATAGTACGGGTAAAGTTCCACAAAAAAATGATTTATTAGAATTTTATTACGTTCAGAAAAATCCTAGAACGAATAAAACGATTGTATATTCAAATAGTATTATATCAGAAGATTATAATATCAATGGATCGTTCTTTGATAAGAAATTTAATAACGAAAGATTTAAGAATTTTAATTCTAAGCGTACAACCGAAATTTATAATAATAACAATATAGATAATTCGTCGTTACAACAAAGTATAATTCCAGATGTAAAGATTGAAAAATCTGGAAATCTTGATATTTTAGATAATGCACAATTTGAAATATTCTTTAAAGATATTGCTTCGGCAATGCCTATTAATGAAAGAATTAGTAAAGAGAAGTTGCAAAAACTCTTAAAAAAGGAATTAGAAGAATATGGTGTAAAAACGAAATTCGAGTTTGGAATTTATAGTAGCGGTATTGCAACCAAAATTAAATCGGATGGATTTAAATATGATAAGGAATCGACTTATTCAATACCAATTTTTGCAGACAATGAAGGGAATAATAAGTATGAATTATCAGTAACATTTCCTCATAAAAAGAAGTTTTTACTGTCAGAATTGGTAAGTATAACAATATTGTCAATCATATTTACGCTAATTATTATAATTGCATATACAAGTGCTTTAAATCAGTTGATTCGTCAGAAACATATATCCGAAATCAAGACAGATTTTATAAATAATATGACACATGAGTTTAAAACTCCAATTGCGACAATAAATTTGGCTTTGGATGCCATAAAAAATCCTAAAATAATAGAAGATAAAGAGAAGGTGTTTAGGTACCTTCAAATGA is a genomic window containing:
- a CDS encoding glycosyltransferase family 2 protein encodes the protein MVFSLIIPVYNRPDEVDELLESLLLSEYKEPFEVVLVEDGSTLPCDDIVRKYQEKLNISYYFKENSGPGDSRNFGMRKALGDYFIIFDSDCIIPSNYLVEVDKALKEDYVDCFGGPDKALDSFSDIQKAINFAMTSFLTTGGIRGGSEKIGKFQPRSFNMGLSRKGFEASKGFGNIHPGEDPDLSIRLWNLGFETRLFSKAYVYHKRRIDWDKFSIQVNKFGKARPILNSWYPQYNKLTFFFPTFFILGLIFAVILLIFNIDIFLQLYFIYFFMIFIVASIQNKNLKIGFLSVIAVWKQFYGYGIGFLESFVKIIILKKKPQEAFPGLFFKI
- the coaE gene encoding dephospho-CoA kinase (Dephospho-CoA kinase (CoaE) performs the final step in coenzyme A biosynthesis.), producing the protein MTKIIGLTGGIGSGKTTIAGFFAAMGIPVYIADDEAKKVMQSNEIIEAIKAVFGTEVFEDNTLNRAKLADIVFNNADKLALLNAIVHPAVKKDFENWLLKHKNDPYIIYEAAILFESGRYKECDIIITVTAPQETRIERVMNRDKTTREHVLKRMDMQWNDEQRLANSNYVIHNLNLKSAKQEVVKILKILNIKQNHS
- a CDS encoding sensor histidine kinase KdpD, which gives rise to MNKMFFRILVLLMSLSLIGIILVQVYWFTSSFKNNDEQFKFHVKQVIGNVADKLQQQEAYSFYDKYNHYKDSTGKVPQKNDLLEFYYVQKNPRTNKTIVYSNSIISEDYNINGSFFDKKFNNERFKNFNSKRTTEIYNNNNIDNSSLQQSIIPDVKIEKSGNLDILDNAQFEIFFKDIASAMPINERISKEKLQKLLKKELEEYGVKTKFEFGIYSSGIATKIKSDGFKYDKESTYSIPIFADNEGNNKYELSVTFPHKKKFLLSELVSITILSIIFTLIIIIAYTSALNQLIRQKHISEIKTDFINNMTHEFKTPIATINLALDAIKNPKIIEDKEKVFRYLQMIRDENKRMHAQVENVLRISKLEKRELDINKEPTEIHGIIDDAIEHVSLILEDRGGTVTNHYNAARTTALINEVHFTNVLVNILENAIKYSPGIPKIEIFTENIKDMILIKVKDNGLGMSKVAQKRVFEKFYREHTGDLHNVKGHGLGLSYVKRIVEDHNGQVYVESEKGKGSTFIIKIPLIN
- the fabV gene encoding enoyl-ACP reductase FabV, producing the protein MIIEPRMRGFICLTSHPKGCEQNVKNQIEYIKSKGPIEGAKKVLVIGASTGFGLASRITSAFGSNAATIGVFFEKPPVEGKTASPGWYNSAAFESEAHKAGLYAKSINGDAFSNEIKQQTIDLIKADLGQIDLVIYSLASPVRLHPVTGVLHRSVLKPIGSTFTNKTVDFHTGNVTEVSIEPCTEEEIANTIAVMGGEDWSMWMDALKKENLLAPGATTVAYSYIGPSLTEAVYRKGTIGRAKDDLEATAFAITDSLKDLGGKAYVSVNKALVTQASSAIPVIPLYISLLYKIMKAEGIHEGCIEQIQRLFQDRLYTGKPIPTDEKGRIRIDDWEMREDVQEKVAKLWLEATTETLPAIGDLAGYRNDFLNLFGFEFEGVDYKADTNEVVGIESIA